Part of the Candidatus Neomarinimicrobiota bacterium genome, TATCGGCTTTACGCCCTTTGCACAGCAAGGCCATCCCCAACGGGAAACCTACGATGAAACAGAAGATAAGACCCTTCTGAAAGGTAGACGTTTGAATCATCCCGGCGCTGATGGCAACAAAGGGGAAGAGGATCAGGCGAACCCCCCTTTTCATTGCGGGGTGATGCGCTATGAGTCGTGCCACGGGAGGACTGTATCGATAGTAGAGGGAGACCCATTTCTTGCCGATGGAATGAGCCATGAGGTATCTATCCCGGAAGCCGCGGAGGAGATCAACGTTGTCGCTATACGGCGAGCCGTAAGCCGCCGTGGCGATAAAGCAGGGGGAATCAGGACTGCCATCGGTTTTTCCCGAGTCAAAAGATTGGAATGGAGCGCTGGAAACCGTTGCCTCATTGCTGTAGCCGGAGTCTCCATTGGCATTATAAGCCCTCACCCTGTAGCAGTAGTAGTAAGATTGTCCCAGGGTTACGCTCGTATCGCTATAAGAAGTGGTATCAGCGGCCACAGTTGCAATTTGGCTAAACGATCCGGCGCTGCTTGTCTTCCTCTCGATTCTGAGCCCATCCTCATCGGCCGAATTATCGGTCCACGAGAGGTCTACCTGGTTGCTGGATACCGCTGTGGCTGTGAGGTTTGTCGGGCGCAATGGAGTACTCCCAGGAGTACTCCCACAAGTATAGATACGAATGTCGTCGATGAACCAGCCAAATGCGTCGAGAGCAGAGTCTGTACCAATCCGAAAGCGGAAGCGAACGGGTTGGCCTGCCAGCGTGCTCAGATCAAGGCGTGTGGAAATGTACCCATTGCTCCTTCCGCAAAATGCTTCCCTGCCTCCCAGAGGATTTCCATAGAGATCACTGATAGTCCCAGTGTATCCATTGTCTATAATGAGCGCACCCGCGTCAATCCAACTGGTTCCTCCATCGGTGCTATATTCGATCACCCCAGCATCATAATCTCCAGCGCCATCACTCTCAAAGTGGTAGGCATGGTTGAAATGTATGTACGGTGAACTACCTGCCGGCAGCGATAGATCGAAAGTCATCGCCATGTAGATGTCTGAAGTATCCCATTGATCGTAACCCCAGAAGTTATACTGACCACTAGTGGCATAAGTGGGATCCCAACCAAAAATATCATAGGGATTAGGATTCTGAGGATAGTACCATTCATCCACCCCAACAATCGCCCCATGGGTCCAGTTGCCGTAGCTGGGGGTTTCCAAGTCATCGAAAAAGAGGTTAACGGGAAAGTCGGCATCACATACCGGGGCTTCTGGAGCAGGGCATGAGGATGGTTGTTGGTTCATCTCGGTTGCGTCCACCGCATTCTGTACTTGCTGACTATCAGAGGCATCGAATCCCAGATTGATGGCAGCCTGCAGTAAGGCATCGTATAGGTCCTGGTAGTCGCTTGCCGAGGTGAGGAGGTTGGTCTGGACCTCATAGAAAAGGTCCGCCACCTTGTCAATCCCCAGGCCGACCACGGTGTAGCCATTAAAGGTATCCCCATCGGTCAGCAAGTAGGCCGCCTTGCTGGCCACCCCGCTGTTGGTGTGAACCCCACCGTTGTCTAAAAACAATGGATCACAGTCATAAAGAGGACTTGCCATCCTATCGGGCTGATTATAGGCCGAGGGAGTTCTCATGTCTCGAATAGCGCCAAGTAAAGAATCTTCACCGAGCAACCACCGGACGCTGGGATCATCATTTCCCTGTCCGTTGGTGAGATCGACGAATTCTCCCCAGATATCAGAAGAGGCCTCATTAATGGCCCCTGATTGCATGTAGTAAAAAAGTTTAGATTCATAATATGTTACGCCGTGAGTATACTCGTGTGCAACGATATCATCCGCAGGCAGCCCCTCAGTAAAAATCATCTGAAGATTAGAGCCGTCCCAATAAGCATTGGGGATAGCCGAAAAGTAACGCGTGGTTACTACAATGTCCATTCCCGCGTTGTTGATGCTGTCTCGGCCATGGTTGTTTAAGTAGAAATCGTAGGTATCTCCCGCATAATCATAGGCGGTATCGACATCGGGAATGCCGGTTAGCCCTTGACCTTCGATTCGCATCAAATCCCCAGGATCACCGGGCAGCGGCTTTCCCGGGACATTGTTGTGGTCGTAGATCTCGCGGTATAAGGCCGTTTCGACCTGGTTGAAGTGGAGGACCACCATGCCCAGGTGGGCGTCTATCAGAACCAGTTCCCGTAGGGGAATCATGTCTTTTGAGAGGACTTCCATCCGCCACACCAGGTGGGTAATGTTCACATTCAGTCCGAGGAGAGTGGGGTTATAGATCCAGAGCTCGGGGTCGGTGACATTAAGGGAATCCCTTTCAATGGCGTATTTCTGGCCGTATTCCCTAAGAGCGACCTGGAGAGCCTTTTCCTGGGCTTCTGCCGCGGTCACTTGGGGAGATGTATCGACATCGATGTCGGGTAAGACCTCACCATTTGCTGAGAGGATGTTGTTAAAGGAGTTCACCTGCAGGATGAGCTCTCCCCCCAGGATGGGTATGCCGGAATAGATCTGTTGGAAACGGACAAAGGCTCGGCCCCGGTCAGCCGTCTTGCTCCGCATAACCGTGAGCTCACGGGCTTGATCCTTCAGGCCAAAGAGAGAG contains:
- a CDS encoding M4 family metallopeptidase, with amino-acid sequence MRSKTADRGRAFVRFQQIYSGIPILGGELILQVNSFNNILSANGEVLPDIDVDTSPQVTAAEAQEKALQVALREYGQKYAIERDSLNVTDPELWIYNPTLLGLNVNITHLVWRMEVLSKDMIPLRELVLIDAHLGMVVLHFNQVETALYREIYDHNNVPGKPLPGDPGDLMRIEGQGLTGIPDVDTAYDYAGDTYDFYLNNHGRDSINNAGMDIVVTTRYFSAIPNAYWDGSNLQMIFTEGLPADDIVAHEYTHGVTYYESKLFYYMQSGAINEASSDIWGEFVDLTNGQGNDDPSVRWLLGEDSLLGAIRDMRTPSAYNQPDRMASPLYDCDPLFLDNGGVHTNSGVASKAAYLLTDGDTFNGYTVVGLGIDKVADLFYEVQTNLLTSASDYQDLYDALLQAAINLGFDASDSQQVQNAVDATEMNQQPSSCPAPEAPVCDADFPVNLFFDDLETPSYGNWTHGAIVGVDEWYYPQNPNPYDIFGWDPTYATSGQYNFWGYDQWDTSDIYMAMTFDLSLPAGSSPYIHFNHAYHFESDGAGDYDAGVIEYSTDGGTSWIDAGALIIDNGYTGTISDLYGNPLGGREAFCGRSNGYISTRLDLSTLAGQPVRFRFRIGTDSALDAFGWFIDDIRIYTCGSTPGSTPLRPTNLTATAVSSNQVDLSWTDNSADEDGLRIERKTSSAGSFSQIATVAADTTSYSDTSVTLGQSYYYCYRVRAYNANGDSGYSNEATVSSAPFQSFDSGKTDGSPDSPCFIATAAYGSPYSDNVDLLRGFRDRYLMAHSIGKKWVSLYYRYSPPVARLIAHHPAMKRGVRLILFPFVAISAGMIQTSTFQKGLIFCFIVGFPLGMALLCKGRKAD